In the genome of Cryptomeria japonica unplaced genomic scaffold, Sugi_1.0 HiC_scaffold_1186, whole genome shotgun sequence, one region contains:
- the LOC131855774 gene encoding heme oxygenase 1, chloroplastic-like: MAMTVYMRPQLPIFGQDRPRAISVYTRPELPIYRNDRARAMSIYMRPQLPRFRQDSGRAMRVGKPILMLLDAPAQAEKKRRKLLPGEAKGFTEEMRFVAMRLHTKQKEPQSDPQQPQGAWEASPQGAWEASLKGYLSFLVDSKLVHDKLDAILLTSPHPSCK, encoded by the coding sequence ATGGCAATGACAGTGTATATGAGGCCACAGCTACCGATATTTGGGCAAGACAGGCCAAGAGCAATTTCAGTGTATACGAGGCCAGAGCTACCGATATATAGGAATGACAGGGCAAGAGCCATGTCAATATATATGAGGCCACAGCTACCCAGATTTAGGCAAGACAGCGGAAGAGCAATGAGAGTGGGCAAGCCAATATTAATGTTATTAGATGCTCCTGCTCAAGCGGAGAAAAAGAGGAGAAAGTTGTTGCCTGGAGAGGCCAAGGGATTTACAGAGGAGATGCGATTTGTGGCAATGAGACTTCATACAAAACAAAAAGAGCCTCAATCTGATCCTCAACAACCTCAGGGTGCTTGGGAGGCTTCACCTCAGGGTGCTTGGGAGGCTTCTCTAAAAGGATATCTCAGTTTTTTGGTGGACAGTAAACTTGTCCATGATAAACTTGATGCTATTCTACTCACATCACCTCATCCTTCTTGTAAGTAG